ATTCTGAAAATCCCGGGATTAGTCAATCCCGGAAAATTacgatatttttgatatattggAAGATTTTTTGAAGCTTCTAAAAACCTAGAAATCAAATCAAAAACGTAGAGTCTAAACTATCAAGAACATTAATTACTCAAGCCTGTGTAAATAAGGCAAATATATGACCATATCATCTAATTGAATGGTGAAAATCGAGATCATCCTAGCATGAAAAGACCCTGGGCTTTCATGCTATCTGAACCAATCGTCTGTAATTAAAAATGGATTATTTAGAAGCTTTTACATTTAAGATTGCAACATAGTAGACCGTATATTATGAATAGGGCTGATATTTCGAGGCTTATTGCAGTGTTAACAAGTGATTGGACGATCAGTAAACATCAGAGTAAACTCTGGTACACATTCAATGACTATTTCCGCAGCTGCCAGGATATCTTCCTAGTAGAGTAAACTCCTTGTTTCCTTACTGCACCAACAAGGTGATATTTACTTAGTAGACTTTTAAACATTAaagagttaataaaaaaataacttcaaTATTATCAATAATTGCCAGCTATTAGGCCATATGCGTAACAAACGTTAAAAACACATTTAACATTAAGCTACCGgctaatttgttaaaaataactttttgtaCACATCAATAATAATGAAACGTGagaaaaatctaaatataaagacaaacaaaatacaaagaGGCAACTAACTATTCGAACGACTCaagcaacaacaaaagaaaatcatgaatgaatttaaataattttcaaaatttttaggtaCTTTGGTCATTACAAAAATGCTTAAACCCAACAACAATTAGCTCTCTTTTTTGAGACAATTTCTCAAAGAAAAGCAATAAAGCTGTAGAGAGCGGACGAGCGATCGAGTGAGTTGGTGATTTCAAAAAGCCAGAGATTGCAGGTGTAGTCGTTATTGTTGTAATTGCtgatattgtagttgttgttgcatGATTTTCTACAGGGTTATGTCTGTCATTTCAATTGGCCGGCCACACACTTCCACTGCGCTTAAGTACACATCCACCGTTGACAATGTTGAGTTTTAGTGTAATTTGTTGGTATTGAAATcgattgattttttgttttttaaaaactttttttttgtattttggattatatacatatacaatggttttttggttaatgcttagtataaaaaacgtgaacaatagaaatttaattattatttgcaATTGTTAATTCACACAGACCACAAGCACGGGTCTTGGAGCAAAGCAAACAGAGACAGAGTAGAGAAATAGTAAACCAAAGGGATTTAGCACACACAATGGTTTCCTCCAAACACTTAGTCCTCGTTGCCCTATTGGGCTTCTCAACCATATGTCATGCCATCAACATGGAGAGCATGATCGATGAAGAAAATGCCAAATGTGAAAGTGGCAGTGACAGCATGGCCTGCGTGAAAGTAAGAGCTATGAGATTTTTGGATACAGTCATGACTAAAGAAGATTTCAAGGTGAGTGGTGATGTGgataatatacaatattttgaataattttaaaataatgttgaattgttgtttttcaGATCTCCAATGTTGAGGTTAAATCAAATGGTTATCAAGCTCCTACATCGGTTGAAGGTCGATCCAGCAGTGGTGACTACTTTGATGCTATTGAAAACTATATCCAAGGTCATGACGTTACCATGGACTTGCCTATGGCTGATGCCAAAGTCACTGTCTCATCCCGTAATTTGAATAACGATGAATTAAGtcttaatgtcaaattttcggGTGAGGGTGTCGTCGAAGGCAAGGGTAAGAAGGGAAACATCTTCAAGAAGGGTGTGTTGCATGCTAGACTTTGTCATTTAAACGACTAACACAAATTATAACTAATACTTGTATTTCTGTTCTCTTTTATCTCATCATTCCCATCTATTCTttatcattttaattcattttaaaggAAAGAAACACCGTTTGCGTAAAATGGCCATGCCCATTATGGTATTGATCTTGTTGAAGGCTATCACCATCATCCCCATGGCTATTGGTATCTTGAAGATTAAGGCTTTGAACGCTTTGGGTTTGGGTTTCTTCTCTTTCATTGTTTCGGTTGGTTTGGCCATATTCCAATTGTGCAAGAAGGTAAGTTGAACGCaaactaaacaaacaaaaaaactgtgtcTACTTTTAGGCTACGGTGGGATGTTAGAGAGAAATAGAGATAGAGCTAGAGCTAAAGTGGAGAAATAGCGTTAAAACATAAGTGagagatttaattttaaacgttaTTATAAAAACATACCAAAGACTAAAGCATACATCAAGGGTAAGATTTGCTTGCTAAATCCCTAACCCCACCTTTAATCATCAGCCTGAAAATCTACATCAAATTTTTACAATCCCAAATGTTTTGACGCTCATTTGTTCACTCCTGCTCTACTTTCATCACCTAAACCTTTCTTTCTTGCATAAGATTCCCTTTAGTCAATTGTTTGTAGCACATTTACTATTTTTACTAACACAATGATTCCATTTCTCAGATTGCCGCTGAACACCACCACTCTTCCCACATCACCTCCCACGGACCCTGGGATGGTCGTTCTGTAAGTTCTATTGCCAGCGTAGAACAATTCGAAACAAATCCCTCTGCCCAAAACTTGGCCTACAGTGCTTACAATTAAGTTTTAGTAACATACCAAAAACAAAGAACATAAAGCCCCCTACCTTACCTTACCTTCCCTCCACACACTCCCTTTCCTTCCCCTTTATACATAACAAGGAaaacagaaaaaacaacaaaaatttaaccaaaaatgtaAAAGCTTCTtaaaacaacaacgacaacctCCAAAAAGTTTAAATGTACGACGACGACTAACTGGCCAGAAGAGGAAATAAGCAAAATTGGATAAAAAAGGTTCAACAACAGATGACATCTCTCGGTTGTTATTTTTTCTGTTCATGTTCATTCATTTCTGGCAAATGATTGATTGCAAATTGGTAGGAAATTTAAAGAAGCGTAAATTTAAATCACCGCCTTCTTGTTGTTCATTTTCCAATTTGTAAGTTGAACCTTTGCCTTTTTTTGAAACTAAACCCTAAGTTGGTTGGCTTCGCAATGCATACATTTAGGCCTGGTCAAttccaaagaaaatatttttttataatttttatttataaaaaaaaactgaagtttttatatgcaatttttgtttacacttagttgagtttaatttatttatttttgtaattttaataatttatttattgtaaaaaaaaccaaaaaaaaaaacatgcaaagaaaagaaagcaaaaaaataaaatttgatatttatttaaaaaaaaaaaacatacgaggtgtttttaatagaaaaattattaaattagagAAAATTAAGGTTGTGctgattaaatattttaagtttgatattttaaatattattaattatatgtatttaaaagcttttcaaACTTAAATCAAAGGTCTCAAAAAAGTTTGTCAATCGAGTATCGAATTTGGgcatttaaaataagaaatcataatattaataggcaagtcgatttctttagaccccttttacactcacattatacattcaatttgggaaagaaatataccattttaaagagatttattcacagatgtgcagaatatatattttattgaaatcggttcagttttttaggagctataagcgtttaaagatgttactaatacatatgcaaaaacgtgtacatgtgaaccttaagctaaaaagtaaacaaagcattacgtgtttgtccaattttttgttgtaaataaataagagaaacaattaaacagtattgatttcgctctgttttaagtgagagttgttatagaaaacaatgaagaagaagattttaataatttaaagtcgcttgaaagaaatattttgaaggtttttttttattttctcaatatgtaaatagtaagtaaatagttattttataatatctgcagaactataattgtgacggtctttaaactttatacgaatcaatttcttatcactgcatgaagtttaagcaaaaatgggacggatagGAATAGGTggcgagtcacctcccatacaaagtaaatagttatttttaaatattttgtgagctataattattcaaactttgaataaatggctcttttatcattttgcgtagtttcgctgaaaattttcgggattggaatagtgggcgtggcacaccctaacaaagtaaatatttagttttgaatatctggagaattattacaattataaaagtgttaaaactttttacgaattaatttcttattactgtgcggagttagctgaatataggcgaagttagattagagggcgtagcacctcccatacaaagtaaatatttatttcgaaagtctggggaaccaaaatggagGGTCGgtaaaggaggtgagtcacctcccatacaaagtaataattgcaagattcttcaaactttgtatgcATAGATCTAttaccattttacagagattgggtgaaaatggtcgggatttcATAAGTGGTCGTGGCAAttcctatacaaagtaaataattaatttcgaatatctggagaactataattctaaaagtatttaaaatgtgtatcaatcaatttaataccattctacggaggttagctaaaaacgaatttattcatGATCCTTTTTACAAAGTTTAGCTAAACGTGATCGgattagtaggaatgaccctcCCAtaaaaaggaaagttaaagtgaagcttgatatgagttattttttttacatataatacatagaaatgggtgggatcagtggtatctcccataccaaattagttattgtttgaatatcaaGTAAACTGTAATTGAGACATTCTCCACATTTtacatgtattattttcatatcattgtacgtagttaggttgtatcagaaatccattcatatttcttaattttactagaataggggtagcgaagtgcaccggggtATGCTAGTAAACATTAAAGCTTGCttaacattttcattatttattaaaagtaacCAGTAAATTCCAAATggatatttcttttaaattgaaggGGGAATTCCATCCTAATAAATAGATAATATAATTTAGCATGCTTGTTGATCTATGTGTTAATCTGGGGTTAAAGATCAAAATGAAAACCTTAATTTATTATgtctttaaattaataaagctgaataaaacaaaaattgccaCCTCCTACACTGATTGTGCAGCACAACCTGAACTCTGCTTCGCTGTTATAAAATTAGTAAATGAAGGTGTCTATTTCCATCATCGAAACATTAGTAACATTAAGTAAATGGCCACAAAACAATTAATCTATTAACATTAACATGGCccaataaaatatcaatttacaTTTGTcttattgattttgttttaatgtcAATAATCACACATCCACGCACGTCCTAATTGGAATCATTTTACCACTCattcattatattttaatttctccCAGGTATTTAGTATCTCTTACTATATAAGTGTTTGTATGATTGTATCTCACAGTTTATGTGTTGGAAATTAACGCATTTCTTCACGCAACTAAGTGTTATTAACGTGATGTTAAtgtaatagaaaaatttttgcatttacaGTGTGAGCCGAAAATATATCATAAACATTCAGGGAATGTAGTAGTAAGGAGTGAGAGTGATTAATACGCGTTTTTccttaaacagtatcgggagaattTGTCCCTTGATAGAAACCCTGGTTCCaaagccaataaatataaaGCATTTTCAAAGAGCTGCCAACACATATGATAGGAAACCAGTCCGGTTAGCttagtactcggactatttggtacgaaaagttaaagccaatgctggtttaaaaacacacaaggctcaaaaatttcctgacaggaactctgctaaaaatttagaggccaatgCCAGAGTACGGAAATTGAagtttttatgttgctgatgctcgagggaatgtgttatttgtaccaggagaggcaaatcctccaaactgcctggagctaatcAAAATGGatgatcggtcgagaactctctgagttagaaggGGTCACAAtgttacattttggccaagcaggtgcattttctcatccatgtaacttattacctattgttcttagcaaaatgtgtccaaaatagttcagatagctatttcttcaatctttcgaaaataagtaaaaatatttttcttttaaaagatcaataatttatattcgtgagtgattttcggaagtgggccttatatgggagctatgaccaattatggaccgatcataaaatttggtgacatgaattttgtatatgggggatttcacgtcaagtgaaccaacttttaaaatcgatgtctttcgaccgggatgaaatttacaccaaggttacaCCTAtgggatagtaattcagacacaatttttcaacaagatcggtccagaactctctgagttagagggggtcaaaatttgacattttggccaaacatgtgatttttctcatccatgtaacttattagctattgttcttagcaa
The nucleotide sequence above comes from Calliphora vicina chromosome 1, idCalVici1.1, whole genome shotgun sequence. Encoded proteins:
- the Osi19 gene encoding uncharacterized protein Osi19, with amino-acid sequence MVSSKHLVLVALLGFSTICHAINMESMIDEENAKCESGSDSMACVKVRAMRFLDTVMTKEDFKISNVEVKSNGYQAPTSVEGRSSSGDYFDAIENYIQGHDVTMDLPMADAKVTVSSRNLNNDELSLNVKFSGEGVVEGKGKKGNIFKKGKKHRLRKMAMPIMVLILLKAITIIPMAIGILKIKALNALGLGFFSFIVSVGLAIFQLCKKIAAEHHHSSHITSHGPWDGRSVSSIASVEQFETNPSAQNLAYSAYN